The Pseudomonas parafulva genome includes a window with the following:
- a CDS encoding EscU/YscU/HrcU family type III secretion system export apparatus switch protein, which translates to MSTPTPRQAVALSYDGQQAPTLSAKGDDELAEAILALAREHEVPIYENPELVRLLARLELGEQIPEALYLTIAEIIAFAWQLRGKVPAGFDDAPAQPRDVTPRHLRLPEG; encoded by the coding sequence ATGAGTACCCCTACCCCCCGCCAGGCCGTAGCACTGAGCTACGATGGACAACAGGCGCCCACACTCAGCGCCAAAGGCGACGATGAACTGGCCGAAGCCATCCTGGCCCTGGCGCGCGAACATGAAGTACCCATCTACGAAAACCCGGAGCTGGTGCGCCTGCTGGCACGCCTTGAGCTGGGCGAGCAGATTCCCGAAGCGCTGTACCTGACCATCGCCGAAATCATCGCGTTCGCCTGGCAGTTACGCGGCAAAGTGCCAGCGGGCTTCGACGATGCTCCGGCCCAACCACGCGACGTTACGCCCAGGCACTTGCGCCTGCCCGAAGGGTAG
- a CDS encoding DUF2802 domain-containing protein has product MIFEVGVILLALLWALSLWFFLNYTKRQRELAAQQAIGDALRDQRIKDLGKRLDDYQNVTVRMGEAIHELRGAVATLPDRLERLEQRDPSSVTFTQAARLVGMGASVSELTETCGLTQAEAELMSKLHRNN; this is encoded by the coding sequence TTGATTTTCGAGGTCGGCGTCATTTTACTGGCCCTGCTGTGGGCCTTGAGCCTGTGGTTCTTCCTGAACTACACCAAGCGTCAGCGCGAGCTGGCTGCTCAGCAGGCCATTGGCGATGCCCTGCGCGACCAGCGTATCAAGGACCTCGGCAAGCGGCTCGATGATTACCAGAACGTCACCGTGCGCATGGGCGAGGCCATCCATGAGCTGCGCGGTGCAGTGGCCACGCTGCCCGACCGGTTGGAGCGGCTTGAGCAGCGTGACCCGAGCAGCGTCACCTTCACCCAGGCTGCACGGCTGGTCGGCATGGGTGCCAGCGTGTCGGAGCTTACCGAAACCTGCGGTCTAACCCAGGCCGAGGCTGAGCTGATGAGCAAACTGCACCGCAACAACTGA
- the ccmB gene encoding heme exporter protein CcmB: MSVFTLLLRREARLLFRRPAELANPLVFFAIVVALFPLAVGAQTQMLQNLSPGLMWVAALLAVLLSLDGLFRSDFEDGSLEQWVLSPHPLALMVLAKVLAHWLFSGLALVLLAPLLALMLGLPGHCLPVLLGSLLLGTPVLSLLGAVGAALTVGLKRGGLLLALLILPLYIPVLILGSGALQAALQNMPATGHLLWLASLTALAVTLAPFAIAAGLKISVGE; encoded by the coding sequence ATGAGCGTCTTTACCCTGTTGTTGCGACGCGAAGCGCGGTTGCTGTTTCGCCGGCCTGCGGAGCTTGCCAACCCGCTGGTGTTCTTCGCCATCGTGGTGGCCTTGTTCCCCTTGGCCGTCGGGGCGCAGACCCAGATGCTGCAGAACCTGTCCCCGGGGCTTATGTGGGTGGCTGCACTGCTGGCGGTGCTGTTGTCCCTGGACGGGCTGTTTCGCAGCGACTTCGAAGATGGCTCGCTGGAGCAGTGGGTGCTCTCGCCGCATCCGCTGGCACTGATGGTGTTGGCCAAAGTGCTGGCGCATTGGCTGTTCTCCGGGCTTGCGCTGGTGTTGCTGGCACCGTTGCTGGCGCTGATGCTCGGCCTGCCAGGGCACTGTCTGCCGGTGCTGCTGGGCTCGCTGCTGCTGGGCACGCCGGTGTTGAGCCTGTTGGGCGCGGTGGGCGCTGCGCTGACGGTCGGCCTCAAGCGCGGCGGTTTGTTGCTGGCGTTGCTGATTCTGCCGTTGTATATCCCTGTATTGATCCTGGGCAGTGGTGCATTGCAGGCGGCGTTGCAGAATATGCCCGCCACCGGCCACCTGCTCTGGCTCGCCAGCCTGACGGCCCTGGCCGTGACCCTGGCACCCTTTGCGATCGCCGCCGGCCTGAAAATCAGCGTCGGCGAATAA
- a CDS encoding flagellar hook-length control protein FliK — protein sequence MTEINSLGLQTLNGAQAIKAAMTGELLRLTQAQPGLLGPGETAQAEVVAMRQTGQEFQLVLRLLQANGLQTQLQASASQPLPQGSQVTVSQPEAGRLAILLQQASTSQVSTLTRLDTARVPVGSLLQGKVLTNQVLPETPGQPASYRALVSLLNTAQAGAVLAVDSPRPLAIGSLLSARVQGDQSLQFVPLAGRQDQLGIAQHLGSQQNRQASLPSLLAGLQQLARDPEADSPLRTTIERLLGALPTAQQLGDAKAVAQALLNSGAFLEAKLMTGATAGLGADLKANMLQLITQISTNAALGPPPASLAAAVPALVRNALGTLERVSPKPQPGAFPLPSRLLQALEDEGDLEQLLRLAAAAVSRLQSHAMSSLQQSGTLENGNLQTTWQTEVPIRHGQEFVPLQVKLQREEPPQQQADREHQAPDALQPLWRIELAFDLAPLGPLQVQAQLAQGRLNGQLWAEREPTARLIERQLGALRERLLARGLEVDELHCYPGAPAQGPRTRVEQRWVDENA from the coding sequence ATGACTGAAATCAATAGTCTCGGCCTGCAAACCCTGAACGGCGCCCAGGCAATCAAGGCGGCGATGACCGGTGAACTGCTGCGCCTTACCCAGGCCCAGCCCGGGTTGCTCGGCCCTGGCGAGACCGCGCAGGCTGAAGTGGTTGCCATGCGCCAGACCGGCCAGGAGTTTCAGCTGGTTTTGCGTCTGCTGCAAGCCAACGGCCTGCAGACCCAACTGCAAGCCAGCGCCAGCCAGCCTTTGCCCCAGGGCAGTCAGGTGACCGTGAGCCAGCCAGAAGCCGGCCGGCTGGCCATTTTGCTGCAGCAGGCAAGTACCAGCCAGGTCTCGACCCTGACGCGCCTGGACACCGCCCGGGTACCGGTCGGTAGCCTGTTGCAGGGCAAGGTGTTGACCAATCAGGTGCTGCCCGAAACCCCTGGCCAGCCTGCCAGCTACCGGGCGCTGGTGAGCCTTCTGAATACCGCCCAGGCCGGTGCCGTGCTGGCCGTGGACAGCCCCAGGCCGTTGGCGATCGGCAGCCTGCTCAGTGCGCGCGTGCAGGGTGACCAGTCCTTGCAGTTCGTCCCCTTGGCCGGCAGGCAGGACCAACTGGGTATCGCCCAGCATCTGGGCAGCCAGCAAAATCGCCAGGCCTCGCTCCCGAGCCTGTTGGCCGGCCTGCAACAGTTGGCGCGCGACCCGGAGGCTGACAGCCCGCTGCGCACGACGATCGAGCGCCTGCTTGGCGCGCTGCCGACGGCCCAGCAACTGGGTGATGCAAAAGCCGTTGCGCAGGCGCTGCTCAACAGCGGCGCCTTTCTGGAGGCAAAACTGATGACCGGGGCCACGGCGGGGCTGGGCGCCGACCTCAAGGCCAACATGCTTCAACTCATTACCCAGATCAGCACCAACGCCGCCCTTGGCCCACCACCGGCCAGCCTGGCAGCGGCCGTGCCGGCGCTGGTTCGAAACGCGCTGGGCACGCTCGAACGGGTAAGTCCCAAGCCCCAGCCGGGCGCATTCCCGCTGCCCTCAAGACTGTTGCAGGCCTTGGAGGACGAAGGTGATCTGGAGCAATTGCTGCGCTTGGCCGCAGCTGCCGTTTCGCGCCTGCAGAGCCACGCCATGAGCAGCCTGCAGCAAAGCGGCACACTGGAAAACGGCAACCTGCAGACCACTTGGCAGACCGAAGTGCCCATTCGCCACGGGCAGGAATTCGTGCCCCTGCAGGTCAAGCTTCAGCGCGAAGAACCCCCTCAACAGCAGGCCGACCGCGAGCATCAGGCCCCTGATGCGTTGCAACCGTTGTGGCGGATCGAACTGGCTTTCGATCTGGCGCCGCTCGGCCCGCTGCAGGTCCAGGCCCAATTGGCCCAAGGCCGTCTCAACGGCCAGCTGTGGGCCGAGCGCGAACCGACCGCTCGCCTGATCGAGCGCCAGCTTGGTGCACTGCGTGAACGCCTGCTGGCGCGTGGCCTGGAGGTCGATGAGCTGCACTGCTACCCCGGCGCACCTGCGCAGGGCCCCCGGACACGGGTCGAACAACGCTGGGTGGACGAAAACGCATGA
- a CDS encoding dermonecrotic toxin domain-containing protein has translation MADTRVNSVGLRYVRGHLQHIPRPDRQAASDIRDWACRQGHDLDPDQTDVVTLHYRGDQAVVVQRLSLTEAVLSNWQGENSKDLVGQLFPGGWAGHLPAHPLRIVERLPDLGPWAQGGAYSVFNGLFRRTEPRRYDITTHLPIDVEAMQRFVWELDFHARFVAMLDAYWHEASDSHRQALQIGFVAACNKQVQEGSLSEAGRQMLWEAAGLAPRADSLRIRALNVYGYAATDLIGIADQKRRKVLLYLPGNASPFHEFGSLGAMKDWVGEQCRDPEKRQALRRYFRLADTPDGLDFSGLDTALEGLGAYPAIHYRSPNRPGFTTDGPWPPKKYVYYKLKKYSPLIEGDLFTALTERQRKRSYADADFIITSDQAVTKAKWRGYLATSINLLAPLAIVMPALAPMLALAGVAQFGLGLDQAIDGKTLEDQAEGVSNTVFGLLNALPLASEAATRATELFSLKRVRFFTPVRLNDQLGYPLSPINPPHFAEPEIGAFFDNAIEPVQADDSPVARSVIRIPVSEEGPAELQTEVGGYNITVLYDSEHDAFITEQASNDLNPPYYQAMPGRRSLIRIDVTTRPVTDQMRSATLKGLGVDLPLPIEMPPVAQDTVHPIPKTISSLWVGNKVIAPELVDNLAANAERLSNSSFSYRLYLSKADPEAFETNRQLLGQRAPNLQVLPLEDQPFYARFSESPHFEQYRDAVNAPGANFSSASDILRYPMLHAQGGIYMDVDDTLLAHPEAPEDPARAAIEAVDLATTPDGFILGDPANNDTLGMHCHYNSNMIASHPGNPNLQAISEAMHARYQANGDFYQHRPTTDMPGFKAYARRLNHLTGPGVLNDVIDQHLPRLQRLRQLCNLQSLPQSKPLFLLAGKEAQIKSAVEHDLALNRVARVGNYHSWSKP, from the coding sequence ATGGCTGATACACGTGTCAATTCGGTTGGCCTGCGCTACGTGCGCGGCCACCTGCAACACATCCCCCGCCCCGACCGCCAGGCCGCCAGCGACATACGCGATTGGGCCTGCCGCCAAGGCCATGACCTGGACCCGGATCAGACCGACGTGGTCACCCTGCACTACAGGGGCGATCAAGCCGTCGTGGTTCAGCGCCTGTCCCTGACCGAAGCGGTGCTGTCCAACTGGCAAGGGGAAAACAGCAAGGATCTGGTCGGCCAGCTTTTCCCTGGCGGCTGGGCCGGCCATCTCCCTGCCCACCCACTACGCATTGTCGAGCGCTTGCCCGACCTGGGGCCATGGGCGCAGGGTGGCGCCTATTCTGTGTTCAACGGGCTGTTTCGCCGCACCGAACCTAGACGCTATGACATCACCACCCATTTACCCATCGACGTCGAGGCCATGCAGCGCTTCGTCTGGGAGCTGGACTTCCATGCCCGTTTCGTCGCCATGCTCGACGCGTATTGGCACGAGGCCAGCGACAGCCACCGACAAGCGCTGCAGATCGGCTTCGTGGCAGCCTGTAACAAGCAGGTCCAGGAAGGTTCGCTCAGCGAGGCAGGCCGACAGATGCTCTGGGAAGCCGCAGGCCTGGCGCCGCGCGCTGACAGCCTGAGGATCAGAGCGCTGAATGTGTATGGCTACGCGGCTACCGACCTGATTGGCATTGCCGACCAGAAGCGGCGCAAGGTCCTGCTCTACCTGCCAGGCAATGCCTCACCCTTCCATGAGTTCGGCAGCCTGGGCGCCATGAAGGACTGGGTCGGTGAACAGTGCCGCGATCCGGAAAAGCGTCAGGCCCTGCGCCGCTATTTTCGGCTGGCCGACACGCCGGATGGGCTCGACTTCAGCGGCTTGGACACTGCGCTTGAGGGGTTGGGCGCCTATCCTGCGATCCATTACCGATCACCCAACCGACCGGGTTTCACTACCGACGGCCCCTGGCCGCCGAAGAAATACGTGTACTACAAACTAAAAAAATACAGCCCGTTGATCGAGGGCGACCTATTCACGGCGCTTACCGAGCGCCAACGCAAGCGCAGCTATGCCGATGCCGACTTCATCATCACCAGTGACCAGGCCGTAACCAAGGCGAAATGGCGCGGGTATCTGGCTACCTCAATCAATTTGCTGGCGCCCTTGGCTATCGTTATGCCGGCACTGGCGCCCATGCTCGCCCTGGCAGGCGTGGCGCAATTCGGGCTTGGCCTGGACCAGGCAATTGATGGCAAAACGCTCGAAGACCAGGCTGAAGGCGTTTCCAACACGGTCTTCGGTCTGCTGAACGCCCTGCCTCTGGCTAGCGAAGCGGCGACGCGCGCCACCGAGCTATTTTCCCTCAAGCGCGTGCGATTCTTTACGCCTGTCCGTTTGAACGATCAGCTGGGTTACCCACTGAGCCCGATCAACCCACCCCATTTTGCAGAACCCGAGATAGGCGCTTTCTTCGACAACGCCATCGAGCCAGTACAGGCTGATGACAGCCCTGTGGCGCGTTCAGTCATACGAATACCGGTCAGCGAGGAAGGGCCTGCGGAGCTGCAGACCGAAGTGGGCGGCTACAACATAACGGTGCTTTACGACAGTGAGCATGACGCTTTCATCACCGAACAGGCCTCGAATGATCTCAACCCGCCCTACTACCAGGCCATGCCCGGGCGACGCAGTTTGATCCGAATCGATGTCACGACACGCCCAGTGACCGATCAGATGCGCTCGGCGACCCTCAAGGGGCTTGGTGTCGATCTGCCGCTACCGATTGAAATGCCCCCCGTCGCGCAGGATACAGTGCACCCGATTCCTAAAACCATCTCCAGCCTTTGGGTTGGCAACAAAGTTATAGCGCCTGAGCTGGTGGATAACCTGGCGGCCAACGCCGAGCGCCTGAGCAACAGCTCGTTCAGTTACCGCTTGTACCTGTCCAAGGCAGACCCCGAGGCGTTCGAGACCAACCGCCAGTTACTCGGTCAGCGCGCGCCCAATCTGCAGGTGCTGCCATTAGAGGACCAGCCCTTCTATGCCCGTTTCAGTGAAAGCCCCCATTTCGAGCAATACCGGGATGCCGTAAACGCCCCCGGGGCCAATTTCTCCTCGGCATCGGACATTTTGCGCTACCCGATGCTACACGCGCAGGGCGGGATCTACATGGATGTGGACGATACGTTGCTTGCCCATCCCGAGGCGCCGGAGGATCCCGCGCGTGCAGCCATAGAGGCTGTGGACCTGGCCACGACCCCGGACGGTTTCATTCTGGGGGACCCGGCAAACAACGACACCCTCGGCATGCATTGCCACTACAACAGCAACATGATTGCCAGCCATCCAGGCAACCCCAACCTGCAAGCGATCAGCGAGGCCATGCATGCACGCTACCAGGCCAATGGGGACTTCTATCAGCATCGGCCAACGACCGACATGCCAGGTTTCAAGGCCTACGCCAGACGCCTGAACCACCTCACAGGCCCAGGAGTGCTCAACGACGTGATCGATCAACATCTCCCCAGGCTTCAACGCTTGCGCCAGCTCTGCAATCTGCAGAGCTTGCCGCAGAGCAAGCCATTGTTTTTGCTTGCAGGCAAAGAAGCGCAAATCAAATCAGCCGTAGAACACGACCTGGCCTTGAACCGTGTTGCCCGCGTAGGCAACTACCATTCCTGGAGCAAACCCTGA
- a CDS encoding flagellar motor protein has protein sequence MDVLSLIGLILAFVAIVGGNFLEGGHVGALINGPAALIVLGGTLAAALLQSPLSSFKRALQILRWILFPPRVDLPGGVDRVVNWSLTARKEGLLGLEGVADGEPDPYARKGLQLLVDGAEPEAIRSILEVDFLTQEGRDLQAAKVFESMGGYAPTIGIIGAVMGLIHVMGNLADPAQLGNGIAVAFVATIYGVASANLILLPIANKLKALVLRQSRYREMLLEGLLSIAEGENPRSIELKLQGFME, from the coding sequence ATGGACGTGCTCAGCCTGATCGGCCTGATCCTGGCTTTTGTCGCTATCGTGGGCGGCAATTTCCTCGAAGGCGGCCACGTGGGCGCCCTGATCAACGGGCCGGCAGCGCTGATTGTATTGGGCGGTACCCTGGCGGCCGCCTTGCTGCAATCGCCGCTCTCCTCGTTCAAGCGCGCCTTGCAGATCCTGCGCTGGATCCTGTTTCCACCGCGGGTCGATCTGCCGGGTGGGGTTGATCGGGTCGTGAACTGGAGCCTGACGGCGCGCAAGGAAGGCCTGCTCGGACTGGAAGGGGTGGCCGATGGCGAGCCCGATCCCTACGCGCGCAAGGGCTTGCAGTTGCTGGTAGACGGTGCCGAGCCCGAAGCCATTCGCAGTATCCTCGAAGTGGATTTCCTGACCCAGGAGGGCCGTGACCTGCAGGCCGCCAAAGTCTTCGAGAGCATGGGCGGCTACGCGCCGACCATCGGGATCATCGGCGCGGTGATGGGCCTGATCCACGTCATGGGCAACCTGGCCGACCCGGCGCAGCTGGGCAACGGCATTGCCGTTGCGTTCGTGGCGACCATCTACGGCGTTGCCAGTGCCAACCTGATCCTGTTGCCCATTGCCAACAAGCTCAAGGCGCTGGTACTGCGCCAGTCGCGCTACCGGGAAATGCTCCTCGAAGGCCTCTTGTCCATTGCCGAAGGCGAGAACCCGCGCTCAATCGAGCTGAAGCTGCAAGGCTTCATGGAGTAG
- a CDS encoding chemotaxis protein CheW — protein MKKSSAQGSEDPILQWVTFRLDNESYGINVMQVQEVLRYTEIAPVPGAPSYVLGIINLRGNVVTVIDTRQRFGLMPTEVTDNTRIVIIEADKQVVGILVDSVAEVVYLRQSEIETAPNVGNEESAKFIQGVCNKNGELLILVELDKMMTEEEWSELENI, from the coding sequence ATGAAAAAGTCGTCCGCACAAGGTTCTGAAGATCCGATCCTGCAGTGGGTTACCTTCCGTCTGGACAACGAGTCCTACGGCATCAACGTGATGCAGGTGCAGGAAGTGCTGCGCTACACGGAAATCGCCCCGGTGCCGGGTGCGCCCAGCTATGTGCTGGGTATCATCAACCTGCGCGGCAACGTGGTGACCGTGATCGACACGCGCCAGCGCTTCGGGCTGATGCCAACCGAGGTCACCGACAACACCCGCATCGTCATCATCGAGGCAGACAAGCAAGTGGTCGGCATTCTGGTCGATAGCGTCGCCGAAGTGGTGTACCTGCGCCAGTCCGAGATTGAAACCGCGCCCAACGTGGGCAACGAAGAATCGGCCAAGTTTATCCAGGGTGTGTGCAACAAGAATGGCGAACTGCTGATTCTGGTCGAACTGGACAAGATGATGACCGAGGAAGAGTGGTCGGAACTGGAGAACATCTGA
- a CDS encoding CheW domain-containing protein, producing the protein MTQTRQVSSKPQLALQSYLDGLLQEATEPLEALPASDTADDFAQAVRQEQARDGREPGQATQAKPAPAAPERPFAEPRLAVLPSVIPVQPPVVAVVEQAVVAEASIPVLIDTPTVAPAMPLVDVHLPAPDVPVPPATVDGRPAWAAEPFECLLFDVAGLTLAVPLVCLGSIYTLADRELTPLFGQPEWFLGILTCQAGNLKVLDTARWVMPDRYRDDFRQGLQYVISVQGYEWGLAVHQVSRSLRLDPSEIKWRSQRGQRPWLAGTVIEHMCALLDVAELAELIASGAVKQLHAKPHITPNTPPKADFKG; encoded by the coding sequence ATGACACAAACACGGCAAGTGAGCAGCAAGCCTCAGTTGGCGCTGCAGTCGTATCTCGACGGTCTGCTCCAGGAAGCCACCGAGCCCCTGGAGGCGCTGCCAGCGTCAGACACGGCAGATGACTTCGCCCAGGCGGTGCGCCAGGAGCAGGCCCGCGATGGGCGCGAGCCAGGCCAGGCCACCCAGGCAAAACCGGCACCTGCCGCACCTGAACGGCCGTTCGCCGAGCCCAGGCTTGCGGTATTGCCTAGCGTGATACCGGTGCAGCCGCCGGTGGTGGCGGTAGTAGAACAGGCAGTGGTGGCAGAGGCCAGCATCCCGGTCCTGATCGATACGCCGACTGTAGCGCCGGCAATGCCTCTGGTGGACGTCCACCTGCCCGCACCGGACGTGCCCGTACCGCCGGCCACCGTCGATGGGCGTCCGGCCTGGGCTGCCGAGCCGTTCGAGTGCCTGCTGTTCGATGTGGCCGGCCTGACCCTGGCCGTGCCGCTGGTGTGCCTGGGCTCGATCTATACCTTGGCCGATCGCGAGCTGACGCCGCTGTTCGGGCAGCCCGAGTGGTTCCTGGGCATCCTCACGTGCCAGGCTGGCAACCTCAAGGTGCTCGACACCGCGCGCTGGGTCATGCCCGACCGCTACCGCGACGATTTCCGGCAGGGCCTGCAATACGTCATTTCTGTCCAGGGCTATGAATGGGGGCTGGCTGTGCATCAGGTCAGCCGCTCGCTGCGCCTGGACCCGTCCGAGATCAAGTGGCGTAGCCAGCGGGGCCAGCGGCCGTGGCTGGCCGGCACGGTCATTGAACACATGTGTGCACTGCTGGACGTGGCGGAGCTGGCCGAGTTGATCGCCAGCGGCGCCGTCAAGCAGCTGCACGCCAAACCGCACATCACACCGAACACACCGCCAAAGGCGGATTTCAAGGGGTAG
- the motD gene encoding flagellar motor protein MotD — MRRRRHAEEPENHERWLVSYADFITLLFAFFVVMYSISSVNEGKYKVVSQALLGVFNDPERSMRPIPIGDERPLAVRPAQPLVKDSEQPDAGVSTASNDPLKTIADEVRDAFGDLIRGDQMTIRGNELWIEIELNSSLLFGSGDAMPSDNAFAIIDKVAAILKPFANPVHVEGFTDNQPIRTAQYPTNWELSSARAASIVRLLAMGGVDPGRMASVGYGEYQPVTGNDTPEGRARNRRVVLVISRNLEVRRSLTSTGAANATPDAALRRAGTQSAPASSAAVAGQ; from the coding sequence ATGCGTCGCCGCCGTCATGCCGAGGAGCCGGAAAACCACGAGCGCTGGCTTGTGTCCTACGCGGACTTCATCACCTTGCTGTTCGCCTTTTTCGTGGTGATGTATTCGATTTCCTCGGTCAACGAAGGCAAGTACAAGGTGGTGTCCCAAGCTCTGCTGGGGGTGTTCAATGACCCTGAGCGCAGCATGAGGCCCATTCCCATCGGGGATGAGCGCCCGTTGGCCGTGCGACCTGCACAGCCCTTGGTCAAGGACAGCGAGCAGCCTGATGCTGGCGTGTCGACCGCCAGCAACGACCCGCTCAAGACCATCGCCGATGAGGTGCGCGACGCTTTTGGCGACCTTATCAGGGGTGATCAGATGACGATCCGGGGTAACGAGCTGTGGATCGAGATCGAGCTCAATTCCTCGTTGCTGTTCGGCAGTGGCGATGCCATGCCCAGTGACAATGCGTTTGCCATCATCGACAAGGTGGCGGCCATACTCAAGCCGTTCGCCAACCCGGTGCACGTCGAAGGCTTCACTGATAACCAGCCTATCCGTACCGCGCAGTACCCGACCAACTGGGAGCTATCCTCGGCCCGCGCCGCCAGTATCGTCCGGCTGTTGGCCATGGGCGGCGTGGACCCCGGGCGCATGGCATCGGTGGGCTATGGCGAGTATCAGCCTGTGACGGGCAACGATACCCCCGAAGGGCGGGCCCGCAACCGGCGCGTGGTCCTGGTGATATCCCGCAACCTCGAGGTGCGCCGCAGCCTGACCAGCACCGGTGCTGCCAATGCCACGCCCGATGCTGCACTGCGCCGGGCTGGCACACAAAGTGCACCGGCAAGCTCAGCAGCGGTGGCAGGGCAGTGA
- the ccmA gene encoding cytochrome c biogenesis heme-transporting ATPase CcmA, translating to MTLHLQAVGLACERDWRLLFEHLAFELRPGDMLQISGPNGSGKTSLLRLLAGLMQPTAGQILLGGRPLDEQRHALASILVWIGHAAGIKELLTAEENLTWLCALHRPASREQIWQALAAVGLRGFEDVPCHTLSAGQQRRVALARLHLAAAPLWILDEPFTALDKQGVADLEAHLAAHCEHGGTVVLTTHHTLSHTPAGYRELNLGQWAA from the coding sequence GTGACCCTTCATCTTCAAGCCGTGGGCCTGGCCTGCGAGCGCGACTGGCGCCTGCTGTTCGAGCACCTTGCCTTCGAACTGCGGCCAGGCGACATGCTACAGATCAGCGGCCCCAACGGCAGCGGCAAGACCAGCCTGTTGCGCCTGCTGGCTGGCCTGATGCAGCCGACCGCCGGTCAGATCCTGCTCGGTGGACGTCCGTTGGACGAACAGCGGCATGCGTTGGCCAGCATCCTGGTGTGGATTGGCCATGCCGCGGGCATCAAGGAACTGCTCACAGCCGAAGAGAACCTGACCTGGCTGTGCGCACTGCACCGTCCAGCCAGCCGCGAACAGATCTGGCAGGCCCTGGCTGCCGTCGGGCTGCGCGGTTTCGAGGACGTGCCTTGCCATACCTTGTCGGCCGGGCAGCAACGCCGCGTGGCCCTGGCGCGCCTGCATCTGGCAGCCGCACCGTTGTGGATTCTGGACGAGCCGTTCACTGCCCTGGACAAACAGGGCGTCGCGGACCTGGAGGCCCATCTGGCCGCCCATTGCGAGCACGGTGGCACCGTGGTGCTGACCACCCACCACACCCTGTCCCACACGCCTGCGGGCTACCGAGAACTCAACCTGGGGCAGTGGGCAGCATGA
- a CDS encoding ParA family protein yields MRVWAVANQKGGVGKTTTTIALAGLLADAGKRVIVVDLDPHGSMTSYFGHNPDALEHSCYDLFLHKGSVPDGLPGQLLLPTSDERISLLPSSTALAVLERQSPGQNGLGLVIAKSLAQLWQDFDFALIDSPPLLGVLMVNALAASQQLVIPVQTEFLAVKGLERMVGTLAMINRSRRQALPYQIVPTLFDRRTQASLGTLKLLRDAYGEQVWQGYIPVDTRLRDASRQGVTPSQFDNKSRGLVAYRALLKHLLTYTPAAQVA; encoded by the coding sequence ATGAGAGTCTGGGCAGTAGCCAATCAAAAAGGTGGCGTCGGCAAGACCACCACCACCATCGCCCTGGCTGGCCTGCTGGCCGACGCCGGCAAGCGCGTGATCGTCGTCGATCTTGATCCACATGGGTCGATGACCAGCTATTTCGGGCATAACCCCGATGCGCTGGAACATAGCTGCTACGACCTGTTCCTGCACAAGGGCAGCGTTCCGGATGGGCTGCCGGGGCAGTTGCTGTTGCCCACCAGTGACGAGCGCATATCATTGCTCCCCTCCAGCACCGCCCTTGCCGTACTGGAGCGGCAATCGCCCGGCCAGAACGGTTTGGGGCTGGTCATCGCCAAGAGTCTGGCGCAGCTGTGGCAGGACTTCGACTTCGCACTGATCGACAGTCCCCCTTTGCTGGGGGTGTTGATGGTCAATGCGCTGGCGGCCAGCCAGCAACTGGTCATCCCGGTGCAGACAGAGTTTTTGGCCGTCAAGGGCCTTGAACGCATGGTCGGCACCCTGGCCATGATCAACCGCTCCCGGCGCCAGGCGCTGCCGTACCAGATCGTGCCGACGTTGTTCGACCGGCGTACCCAGGCCTCCCTGGGAACGCTCAAGTTGCTGCGCGATGCCTACGGCGAACAGGTATGGCAGGGCTATATTCCCGTGGACACGCGGCTGCGCGATGCGAGCCGCCAGGGCGTCACGCCGTCGCAATTCGACAACAAGAGCCGCGGGCTGGTGGCCTACCGGGCGCTGCTCAAGCACTTGTTGACCTACACGCCCGCGGCGCAGGTGGCCTGA